A genomic segment from Armatimonadota bacterium encodes:
- a CDS encoding CRISPR-associated endoribonuclease Cas6 produces MRLRLTFAPTNGICSLPVHYNQVMQGFIYRHLAPDLAASVHDEGYAEGGRRLKMFVFSRLMGSSLVRDGQIVFAGEFSLVVASPEVSFLESLALHVMDAGELQLGENRVRLVSVEVGAEEPYQCPVLLQALSPITVYSTLSRADGRRKTYYYSPSEPEFSEQIVCNLQRKWRVLSGSEVSADGAYVKPWRVSVRNQHIALYKGTVIKGWSGIYEAYLPEPLFRMALDAGLGSKNSQGFGCVGVYTPRRREVVQP; encoded by the coding sequence ATGCGGTTGCGTCTTACTTTTGCTCCCACAAATGGTATCTGCTCCTTGCCGGTACATTACAATCAGGTGATGCAGGGCTTTATCTACCGTCACCTTGCCCCCGATCTGGCAGCTTCTGTGCACGATGAGGGCTACGCGGAAGGTGGACGACGCCTGAAGATGTTCGTGTTCTCGCGCTTGATGGGCAGTTCGCTGGTGCGGGACGGGCAGATTGTGTTCGCGGGCGAGTTCTCGCTGGTAGTGGCATCGCCGGAGGTGAGCTTTCTGGAGTCGCTCGCGCTGCACGTGATGGATGCAGGGGAGTTGCAGCTGGGCGAGAATCGGGTGCGCCTCGTCTCGGTGGAGGTCGGGGCGGAGGAGCCGTATCAGTGTCCCGTGCTGTTGCAGGCGTTATCGCCCATCACCGTGTACAGCACCCTCAGTCGTGCCGACGGCAGGCGCAAGACCTACTACTACTCGCCCTCTGAGCCGGAGTTTTCAGAGCAAATTGTGTGCAACCTGCAGCGCAAGTGGCGTGTCTTATCTGGCAGTGAAGTGTCGGCGGATGGCGCATACGTCAAGCCGTGGCGGGTGAGTGTGCGCAACCAGCATATTGCGCTGTACAAAGGCACGGTGATTAAGGGCTGGAGTGGCATCTACGAGGCGTATCTGCCCGAGCCGCTGTTCCGCATGGCACTGGATGCGGGGCTGGGCAGCAAGAACTCGCAAGGCTTCGGATGCGTGGGGGTGTATACGCCCAGGAGGAGGGAGGTTGTGCAACCATGA
- the cas7i gene encoding type I-B CRISPR-associated protein Cas7/Cst2/DevR, whose amino-acid sequence MAYPVVTAAVLIEATGAALNNAGQDEGRHVENAIVVKQIRIGRYRYPYVSGQAWRRWWREVLYEDFGWKPSPVTREAKSAYTEGNPIAYEDDDLFGYMAARKAKGGGTFRRVSPLKNSLLISVLPNVITSDFESFSRNLPVDQPDPVPFEHEHYTTLLQGTFTLSLKDVGRFELGVMRDLPKEVSLPEEVKRVVAQEARDADVAVLPQATRAERVYQVLCALAQLRGGANLTRNNTDVTPVVVLIAFLDGGNAPLQNLFVPNDTGDAVQLNLQRLRSVLRDYKERLLKVDGGQSLFFGYRPGVLANEEEVLQALSDGKIEDVPFHIGDPGQAIRQAAEQARKLVPEVI is encoded by the coding sequence ATGGCATACCCGGTAGTTACCGCAGCAGTGCTCATCGAGGCGACGGGCGCTGCGCTCAACAACGCTGGTCAGGACGAAGGACGCCATGTGGAGAACGCGATCGTGGTCAAGCAGATTCGGATAGGGCGCTATCGCTACCCTTATGTGTCGGGGCAGGCATGGCGACGCTGGTGGCGCGAGGTACTCTACGAGGATTTCGGCTGGAAACCGAGCCCAGTTACCCGCGAAGCAAAGTCTGCTTACACGGAGGGTAATCCTATCGCGTACGAGGATGATGACCTGTTCGGCTACATGGCAGCGCGTAAGGCAAAGGGTGGAGGCACGTTCCGTCGGGTATCTCCCCTGAAGAACAGCTTGCTCATTTCGGTATTGCCTAACGTCATCACCAGCGATTTCGAGAGCTTCTCTCGCAACCTGCCAGTAGACCAGCCGGACCCGGTACCGTTTGAGCACGAACACTACACCACACTGTTGCAGGGTACCTTCACCCTGTCGCTGAAGGATGTGGGGCGGTTTGAGTTGGGTGTTATGCGCGATCTGCCCAAAGAAGTCTCACTGCCGGAAGAGGTGAAGCGTGTGGTAGCGCAGGAGGCACGAGATGCCGACGTGGCAGTGCTGCCGCAGGCGACACGGGCTGAGCGCGTGTACCAGGTGCTGTGTGCGCTGGCACAGCTTCGAGGAGGAGCTAACCTGACGCGCAACAACACCGACGTTACCCCGGTGGTGGTGTTGATTGCGTTTTTAGATGGCGGCAACGCCCCTCTGCAGAATCTGTTTGTGCCGAACGATACCGGTGATGCAGTGCAGCTGAACCTGCAGCGGCTACGTTCCGTGCTTCGAGACTACAAAGAACGCCTGCTGAAGGTCGATGGAGGGCAAAGCCTCTTTTTCGGCTATCGCCCCGGCGTGCTGGCGAACGAAGAAGAGGTGCTACAGGCTTTGTCTGACGGCAAGATAGAGGACGTACCTTTCCATATCGGCGACCCGGGGCAGGCGATACGGCAGGCGGCGGAGCAAGCCAGGAAGCTGGTGCCGGAGGTGATATAG
- the cas5b gene encoding type I-B CRISPR-associated protein Cas5, translated as MRALYATIRAYTASFRPPGQSAGYQQTLPVPPLSTVYGLLSAAAGKDVSPERVWVGYRFYAEAEAEDLEKILLFSATGTSWDATMGQVRSMPIRRQFLVNPVLHLYVPAEEWLWKALWTPHYPLLLGRSQDVATVEALEEVDLTPAQEGEVEGILLPFPAPGVQSLVYNLPTYLPTHPPRRPLSVKPFQVVTQRQRVRREDGLLYREPQQGLLVPVYTREWLV; from the coding sequence GTGCGTGCGTTGTATGCGACTATTCGGGCGTACACTGCCTCCTTTCGTCCGCCCGGACAGTCGGCGGGGTATCAGCAGACTCTGCCTGTGCCACCGTTGTCTACAGTGTACGGCTTGCTATCGGCAGCGGCAGGGAAGGACGTGTCTCCAGAAAGGGTGTGGGTAGGGTACCGTTTTTACGCCGAGGCTGAGGCAGAGGATCTGGAGAAGATACTGCTCTTCTCCGCCACAGGCACCTCGTGGGATGCAACGATGGGGCAGGTCAGGTCTATGCCCATCCGTCGACAGTTTCTGGTCAATCCTGTGTTGCATCTGTATGTGCCGGCTGAGGAGTGGTTATGGAAGGCGTTATGGACACCGCACTATCCACTACTGCTCGGCAGGTCGCAGGATGTGGCTACGGTAGAGGCTCTGGAGGAGGTCGATCTGACTCCAGCGCAGGAAGGGGAAGTGGAAGGCATCCTTCTGCCTTTTCCGGCACCGGGCGTGCAGTCGCTGGTGTATAACCTGCCCACTTATTTGCCAACCCATCCGCCCCGACGTCCGCTGTCTGTGAAGCCTTTTCAGGTGGTAACCCAGCGTCAACGGGTGCGGCGTGAGGACGGGTTGCTTTACCGCGAACCCCAGCAAGGGCTGCTTGTGCCAGTGTATACGAGGGAGTGGCTGGTGTGA
- a CDS encoding CRISPR-associated helicase/endonuclease Cas3 — MSVTEPLAKTTPPQTLREHTQEVWEAAEAMGHALQLPPPLMKALRDAVWLHDVGKIADGFQQMLQGGQRWGYRHELLSAAVALAAGCPEDVVLAIATHHRALNDKELGAQSGLHAMESVWQKHGVSQWRSRLREMETWWTWLSQFLEQAGYAPLSFSPAELPSLRDFLFRFSKSALKQSPDELREKLTLLRGVLIAADHLASGHHTVPPPLKPPQWNYSWYPFQQQMSGAKGDVLLEAPTGSGKTEASLLWAMHNRQGEARIFYMLPTQASINAMVERLRRSEAFGEEAVAPLHARVLQQEFQQRYSESDYLQAAQEARARTDLYRQFYAPVKVLTPFQIIKHLFGQGYFEVGLAELRQALIIVDEVHAYDARVQALLETSLRYLREEFGIRACFMSATFPSFLKERLRHVVPHAVEISAYGEPRFGQPRHRLRVLDAPLEECIHLIREDLSAGKRVLVVCNRVEQAQAVYQQLDDIPSRRLLHARFTYRDRATIERQVLDKYTQPQLLVATQAVEVSLDISYDTCYTELAPVDDLLQRFGRVNRAGKADEPALVWVCAQYDADRVKRIYDIERLQRTLEHAPDGQELHYDAVLEWLEKVYASGWTEKEQRIYQDTLSAMLEVLSDLTPLYEAEHCVDFDSLFDTVEVLPSCLQEEYLRRVTAKEWLRAHELLVPLRYGTFQGLKSNGLIERAGEAPVVLLDYDSQLGLLPREHISETWIV; from the coding sequence GTGAGTGTAACGGAACCTCTGGCGAAAACCACCCCTCCGCAGACGCTGCGCGAGCATACCCAGGAGGTGTGGGAGGCGGCGGAGGCGATGGGACATGCGCTCCAGCTGCCTCCGCCTCTGATGAAGGCGTTGCGTGACGCAGTCTGGTTGCACGATGTTGGCAAAATAGCCGATGGCTTTCAACAGATGCTGCAAGGTGGGCAAAGATGGGGGTATCGTCATGAACTGCTCTCTGCAGCGGTTGCGCTGGCTGCAGGATGCCCCGAGGATGTAGTGCTCGCTATCGCCACCCATCATCGTGCCCTAAACGATAAGGAGCTGGGAGCACAAAGTGGGCTACATGCGATGGAGAGTGTGTGGCAAAAACATGGTGTGTCCCAATGGCGCTCCCGCCTGCGCGAGATGGAAACATGGTGGACATGGCTATCCCAATTCCTTGAACAGGCTGGATATGCCCCACTATCGTTTTCACCAGCCGAGCTGCCCTCGCTACGGGATTTCCTCTTCCGTTTCAGCAAAAGTGCCTTGAAGCAAAGCCCCGACGAGCTGCGAGAGAAGCTTACTCTGTTGCGTGGGGTGTTGATTGCAGCCGACCATCTGGCGAGCGGGCATCACACGGTGCCGCCTCCCCTGAAGCCTCCACAATGGAACTACAGCTGGTATCCGTTCCAGCAGCAGATGAGCGGTGCAAAAGGTGATGTGCTGTTGGAGGCTCCAACAGGTAGCGGCAAAACGGAAGCCTCCCTGTTGTGGGCGATGCACAATCGACAGGGCGAAGCTCGTATCTTTTACATGCTACCGACCCAGGCGAGCATCAACGCGATGGTGGAGCGGTTACGACGCTCTGAAGCGTTCGGCGAAGAGGCTGTAGCACCACTACATGCGCGCGTGCTGCAGCAGGAGTTTCAACAACGGTACAGCGAGAGCGATTATCTACAGGCAGCGCAGGAGGCACGTGCCCGCACCGACCTCTATCGTCAATTTTACGCCCCCGTGAAGGTGCTGACCCCGTTCCAGATTATCAAGCATCTCTTCGGGCAGGGGTACTTCGAGGTGGGGCTGGCGGAACTGCGCCAGGCTCTGATTATCGTGGACGAGGTGCATGCCTACGATGCCCGTGTGCAGGCTCTGCTGGAGACCTCTCTGCGGTATCTGCGCGAAGAGTTCGGGATACGAGCGTGCTTCATGAGCGCTACCTTTCCCTCTTTCCTGAAAGAGCGCCTTCGGCATGTGGTGCCCCACGCCGTAGAGATATCTGCTTATGGAGAGCCGCGTTTTGGACAGCCCAGGCATCGCCTGCGCGTGCTGGACGCTCCTCTGGAGGAGTGCATCCATCTCATCCGGGAAGACCTCAGTGCAGGCAAGCGGGTGCTGGTGGTCTGTAACCGGGTGGAGCAAGCACAAGCAGTATACCAGCAGCTCGATGATATTCCATCCAGAAGGTTACTGCATGCGCGTTTTACCTATCGTGACCGCGCAACGATAGAACGCCAGGTACTGGATAAGTACACACAGCCACAGCTGCTCGTCGCTACGCAAGCTGTCGAGGTTTCGCTGGACATCAGCTATGACACGTGTTATACCGAGTTGGCTCCGGTGGACGATCTGCTGCAACGCTTTGGCAGGGTGAACCGTGCAGGCAAGGCGGATGAACCCGCTCTCGTGTGGGTGTGCGCTCAGTACGATGCGGACAGGGTGAAGCGGATATACGACATCGAGCGTTTACAGCGAACGCTGGAGCACGCCCCCGATGGACAGGAACTGCACTATGACGCAGTGCTGGAATGGCTGGAAAAAGTGTACGCTTCTGGATGGACCGAAAAGGAGCAGCGAATATACCAGGATACGCTTTCTGCCATGCTGGAGGTGTTAAGCGACCTCACGCCCCTATATGAAGCAGAACATTGCGTAGACTTTGACAGCCTTTTCGATACTGTGGAGGTGCTGCCTTCCTGTTTGCAAGAGGAGTACTTGCGAAGAGTGACAGCAAAAGAGTGGCTGCGTGCCCACGAGTTGCTGGTACCGTTACGGTATGGCACCTTTCAGGGACTGAAAAGTAACGGGTTGATTGAACGGGCGGGAGAGGCACCGGTGGTACTGCTGGATTACGACTCTCAGCTGGGTCTATTGCCCAGAGAACATATCTCAGAGACATGGATCGTGTGA
- a CDS encoding CRISPR-associated protein Cas4, translating to MNPSDPITGTHIHYFLVCPRKCWLSLHRLEQETGSDLVELGKLTHERTFTRQQLREVDVDGFLRIDFTSEGIVHEVKHGQSEEHAHRMQLAYYLYQLRLRGVQTHGVLHYPNQRRKERVELTPELEAELQQVLQQVEALRQQPLPPQVPRPMRICRSCAYEEFCWSENEEVGQ from the coding sequence ATGAACCCCTCTGACCCCATCACCGGTACGCATATCCACTATTTTCTGGTGTGCCCGCGCAAGTGCTGGCTGAGCCTGCATCGGCTGGAGCAAGAGACCGGCTCCGACCTGGTGGAACTGGGCAAGCTGACGCATGAACGCACCTTCACCCGCCAGCAGTTGCGTGAAGTGGATGTGGACGGCTTCCTGCGCATCGACTTCACCAGCGAGGGCATCGTGCACGAAGTCAAGCACGGGCAATCGGAGGAGCACGCGCACCGGATGCAGCTGGCATATTACCTGTATCAACTGCGCTTGCGCGGGGTGCAAACGCACGGGGTGTTGCACTATCCCAACCAGCGACGCAAGGAGCGAGTGGAACTGACCCCCGAGCTGGAAGCGGAACTGCAACAGGTCCTCCAGCAGGTGGAGGCTCTGCGCCAGCAACCTCTGCCGCCGCAGGTGCCCAGACCAATGCGTATCTGTCGCTCCTGTGCCTACGAGGAGTTCTGCTGGAGCGAAAACGAGGAGGTGGGGCAGTGA
- the cas1-2 gene encoding CRISPR-associated endonuclease Cas1 2, producing MKKSLYLTSSGTLSRDQNTLLLELETGEKRYFPIEQIGDIHCFGEASLNKRLLEYLTQQGVPVHFYNYYEYYVGSYYPREHNSSGFLTLKQAEHYLDESKRLDLARRFVRGALQNLQQVLRYYAHREKPVHPMIEGIAQVEAQLDDAASVETLMQLEGQAREMYYSALDPVLQNPDFAFESRSRRPPANRLNALISFGNSLMYTLALSEIYRTHLDPRIGFLHATNYRRFSLNLDVAEVFKPVLVDRTVLTLVGLRQIQPEHFGEELGGVYLNDEGRKRFLQAWEERLQTTFQHRRLKRNVSYRTAVRLELFKIEKHLIGEKPYEPFRAYW from the coding sequence GTGAAAAAAAGCCTATATCTGACCAGCAGCGGCACCCTCTCGCGCGACCAGAACACACTGCTACTGGAGCTGGAGACGGGCGAGAAGCGCTACTTTCCTATCGAGCAGATAGGCGATATCCATTGCTTTGGTGAGGCAAGCCTGAACAAACGTCTGCTGGAGTACCTGACGCAGCAGGGCGTGCCCGTGCACTTCTATAACTACTACGAGTACTATGTAGGAAGCTACTACCCACGCGAGCACAACAGCTCGGGATTCCTGACGCTGAAGCAGGCGGAACATTATCTGGATGAGAGCAAGCGGCTGGACCTGGCGCGACGGTTCGTGCGGGGAGCGTTGCAGAACTTACAACAGGTACTTCGTTACTACGCCCACCGCGAGAAGCCAGTACATCCCATGATAGAAGGCATCGCGCAGGTGGAAGCGCAACTGGACGATGCCGCGAGCGTGGAAACACTGATGCAGCTAGAGGGACAAGCACGCGAAATGTACTACAGCGCATTGGACCCCGTTCTGCAGAACCCTGATTTCGCGTTTGAGAGCAGGAGCCGTCGTCCGCCTGCCAACCGCCTGAACGCGCTGATTTCGTTTGGCAACAGCCTGATGTATACGCTGGCGTTGAGCGAAATCTATCGTACTCACCTGGATCCGCGCATCGGCTTCTTGCACGCCACCAACTACCGCCGATTCTCGCTGAATCTGGATGTGGCGGAGGTGTTCAAACCGGTGCTGGTAGACCGCACGGTGCTGACGCTGGTTGGGCTGAGGCAGATTCAGCCAGAGCATTTCGGCGAGGAGCTGGGCGGGGTGTACCTGAACGATGAAGGACGCAAGCGGTTCCTTCAGGCGTGGGAGGAACGACTGCAGACCACTTTCCAACATCGCCGACTGAAGCGCAACGTGTCGTACAGAACCGCTGTGCGGCTGGAGCTGTTCAAGATTGAAAAGCATCTGATTGGCGAGAAGCCTTACGAGCCGTTTCGGGCGTACTGGTGA
- the cas2 gene encoding CRISPR-associated endoribonuclease Cas2, which yields MYIIMVYDVHVERVARVLKIGRRYLTWIQNSVLEGELTPAQFARLKRDVGKVIHEEEDSVLFYTLRDAGDVRREQMGVQKGEPEWLV from the coding sequence TTGTATATCATCATGGTCTACGATGTGCATGTAGAGCGTGTCGCGAGGGTGCTGAAAATCGGCAGGCGGTATCTGACGTGGATACAGAACTCGGTGCTGGAGGGCGAGTTGACGCCCGCGCAGTTCGCTCGTCTGAAGCGCGATGTGGGCAAGGTCATCCACGAGGAGGAGGATAGCGTGCTGTTTTACACCTTGCGCGATGCTGGGGATGTGCGACGCGAGCAGATGGGCGTGCAAAAAGGCGAACCCGAGTGGCTGGTGTAG
- a CDS encoding type III-A CRISPR-associated protein Cas10/Csm1, which translates to MTDERTIWLAALLHDIGKFWENIPPADVPSELRAAQKYQHEAYGAWFVRQYLADWTGDLQAVEQIIVKHHQPSLSDEVLVQIADWLASYERVQAGQEEAGGRGKRETLLRSILSRVQGADAKLYHPLQALKIDRETLFPLPEDRAPLPDYSRVWNQFLQELQKVPSPHPRSLLALLFKYFWAAPSDRSYEDIPDISLYHHLVATAAIAVCLRRQQLSEGELATLGDALRTLWSRQPQTPAQQAILNRPVALLVKGDVSGTQDFLYLLTSRGAARGLRGRSFYLQLLTEVVSEWMLRRLQLPLTNRLYAGGGHFYLLVPYCERERVDELRTQIAQKLWQAHRGDLSLNIGAVPVAPVDFVSSQMGGEGFAKKWAEVTQSVESRKRQRWADLGAEQMAQHLFTPYDEGTTAEEMCQVCHGEWKAGEDTTDEGVRKCRRCASFEQLGMELRHCEYLLRFDLPDQTLSHPRPTWQEVLRSFGVEVHPLSRRQDGGLQLPSVPGNAQGVLLERVGDTDFLNEEALDLAGQLHPPVSFDFRLLGEVTPVDAQGNVVDYDYLANASQGVLWLGVLRMDVDSLGQLFRHGLGNDATLSRMTTLSGSMRLFFEAYVPSLCREVNERGREKVYLLYAGGDDLFVVGSWSVLPVLAQRIRDQFREYAGGDHVTISAGIAIEHEKYPLYRLADDAKHALDDRAKGLGKRKINGREVQKNGICFLGEPLGWEQFSEVDYWKNELLAMLQAANGEKKVSRALLTRLMEISQLYRANRRVQQARLRRGEIDEGQFRSLVQHDRWRWRMVYHLSRFAQRYSGQEQALQELKEALSQKGLIQNIHIAARWAELLTREGG; encoded by the coding sequence ATGACCGACGAACGTACAATATGGCTGGCTGCCCTGCTGCACGACATCGGTAAGTTCTGGGAGAATATCCCGCCTGCCGATGTGCCATCTGAACTGCGCGCTGCCCAGAAGTACCAGCACGAGGCGTACGGCGCGTGGTTCGTGCGCCAATACCTCGCCGATTGGACAGGCGACCTGCAGGCGGTAGAGCAAATCATCGTCAAACACCACCAGCCCAGCCTGTCCGACGAGGTGCTGGTGCAAATCGCCGACTGGCTAGCGTCATACGAGCGCGTGCAGGCAGGGCAGGAGGAGGCAGGCGGCAGGGGCAAGCGCGAGACGCTGTTGCGCAGCATCCTCAGTCGCGTGCAGGGCGCAGATGCGAAGCTGTATCACCCACTCCAAGCGCTGAAAATAGACAGAGAGACGTTGTTCCCCCTGCCGGAAGACCGCGCCCCTCTGCCGGATTACTCCCGTGTGTGGAACCAGTTCCTGCAGGAGCTGCAAAAAGTGCCCTCGCCCCATCCACGTAGCCTGCTGGCGTTGCTGTTCAAATACTTCTGGGCAGCACCCTCTGACCGCAGCTACGAGGACATTCCCGACATCTCACTCTACCATCACCTGGTCGCTACCGCCGCGATTGCGGTCTGTCTGAGGCGGCAGCAACTGAGCGAGGGCGAATTGGCAACGCTGGGCGATGCGCTGAGGACTCTCTGGAGCCGCCAGCCGCAAACGCCGGCACAACAAGCCATCCTGAACCGACCGGTTGCACTGCTGGTGAAGGGCGACGTCTCAGGCACACAGGATTTCCTGTACCTGCTCACCAGCCGCGGCGCAGCGCGGGGACTGCGCGGGCGATCCTTCTACCTGCAGCTGCTCACCGAAGTCGTCTCCGAATGGATGCTGCGCCGCCTGCAGCTACCCCTAACCAACCGCCTGTACGCCGGAGGGGGACACTTCTACCTGCTTGTCCCATATTGCGAGCGCGAACGGGTGGACGAACTGCGCACCCAGATTGCCCAGAAGTTGTGGCAGGCACATCGTGGCGACCTCAGCCTGAACATCGGCGCCGTGCCTGTCGCGCCTGTGGATTTCGTGAGCAGCCAGATGGGCGGCGAAGGCTTCGCGAAGAAGTGGGCAGAGGTCACGCAATCCGTCGAATCGCGCAAACGGCAGCGATGGGCGGACCTTGGCGCGGAGCAGATGGCACAGCACCTGTTCACCCCATACGACGAGGGAACCACCGCCGAAGAGATGTGCCAGGTGTGCCATGGCGAGTGGAAAGCGGGCGAAGATACCACCGACGAAGGCGTACGCAAGTGCCGACGGTGCGCCTCTTTCGAGCAACTGGGCATGGAGCTGCGTCATTGCGAGTATCTGCTACGCTTTGACCTTCCCGATCAGACGCTCTCCCACCCACGCCCCACGTGGCAAGAGGTGCTCCGGTCGTTTGGGGTGGAAGTACACCCGCTGAGCCGAAGACAGGACGGTGGATTGCAACTGCCCTCCGTGCCCGGCAACGCGCAAGGGGTGCTGCTAGAGCGCGTCGGCGACACCGATTTCCTGAACGAGGAGGCACTGGATCTGGCTGGTCAATTGCACCCGCCTGTCAGCTTTGACTTCCGCCTGCTGGGCGAGGTGACCCCCGTCGATGCGCAGGGCAACGTGGTGGACTACGACTATCTGGCGAACGCCTCGCAAGGGGTGCTCTGGCTGGGCGTGCTGCGCATGGACGTGGATAGTCTGGGACAGCTGTTCCGACACGGTCTGGGCAACGATGCAACGCTCTCGCGCATGACCACCCTCAGCGGCTCGATGCGCCTGTTCTTCGAGGCGTACGTGCCCTCGCTGTGTCGCGAGGTCAACGAGCGGGGCAGGGAGAAGGTCTACTTGCTCTACGCGGGCGGCGATGACCTGTTCGTGGTCGGCTCCTGGAGCGTACTGCCCGTGCTCGCGCAGCGCATCCGCGACCAGTTCCGCGAGTACGCCGGCGGCGACCACGTGACCATCTCCGCAGGCATCGCCATCGAGCACGAAAAATACCCGCTGTACCGCCTCGCCGACGACGCCAAACACGCCCTCGACGACAGGGCGAAAGGGCTGGGCAAGCGCAAGATCAACGGCAGGGAGGTGCAGAAAAACGGCATCTGCTTCCTGGGCGAGCCGTTAGGCTGGGAGCAGTTCTCGGAAGTAGATTACTGGAAGAACGAGCTGCTGGCGATGCTGCAGGCGGCCAACGGCGAGAAGAAGGTGTCTCGTGCTCTGCTGACCCGGCTGATGGAGATTTCGCAACTGTATCGGGCGAACCGGCGGGTGCAGCAGGCTCGCCTGCGACGCGGTGAGATCGATGAGGGGCAGTTCCGCTCGCTGGTGCAGCACGACCGCTGGCGGTGGCGTATGGTGTATCATCTCAGCCGCTTCGCCCAGCGCTACAGCGGTCAGGAGCAGGCTTTGCAGGAGTTGAAAGAGGCATTGAGCCAGAAAGGGCTGATTCAGAACATCCACATCGCCGCCCGCTGGGCGGAACTTTTGACGAGGGAAGGAGGTTAG
- a CDS encoding type III-A CRISPR-associated RAMP protein Csm3, with product MPNLMLKGKVIITGAIEAVTGLHIGGAAAGLDIGGIDNPVIRHPVTREPYIPGSSLRGKMRSLLDKHLGLEANKLIQRWKPAVRLHECDDEEKYLQCPACQIFGVTPGDQRRDWNRLKPSRLIVRDVLLSQTHEATRRLREAKTDLPFTEVKWEAAIDRITAAAVPRQNERVPAGAVFSPFEMVYNLFDLNGTGIDNDIRWLTHLFKAMELLEDDYLGGYGSRGAGKIAFRELKVLFKSRAYYEGEISEPVVLGEGNTLRDLNVSQFGEKIRQNLGD from the coding sequence ATGCCGAACCTGATGCTCAAAGGGAAAGTGATTATCACCGGTGCCATCGAGGCGGTGACGGGTCTGCACATCGGTGGGGCAGCTGCAGGACTGGACATCGGCGGCATCGACAATCCCGTTATCCGCCACCCCGTGACGCGCGAACCGTACATCCCCGGCTCGTCCCTGAGAGGTAAGATGCGCTCTTTACTGGACAAACATCTGGGGTTAGAAGCGAACAAGCTCATCCAGCGATGGAAGCCGGCGGTGCGGTTGCACGAGTGCGATGATGAAGAAAAGTACCTCCAATGCCCTGCCTGCCAGATATTCGGTGTCACGCCCGGCGACCAACGACGGGACTGGAACAGGTTAAAGCCTTCCCGCCTGATTGTGCGTGATGTGTTGCTCTCCCAAACGCACGAAGCCACTCGCCGCCTGCGCGAAGCCAAAACCGACCTGCCCTTTACCGAGGTCAAATGGGAAGCGGCGATTGATCGCATCACTGCTGCCGCCGTACCCCGCCAAAATGAGCGCGTGCCGGCGGGGGCGGTCTTCAGCCCCTTCGAGATGGTGTACAACCTGTTCGACCTCAACGGCACGGGCATCGATAACGACATCCGCTGGCTGACCCACCTGTTCAAGGCGATGGAACTGCTAGAGGACGATTACCTGGGCGGTTACGGCTCGCGTGGTGCGGGCAAAATCGCCTTCCGCGAGCTGAAGGTGCTGTTCAAGTCCCGCGCCTATTACGAGGGTGAAATTTCTGAACCCGTTGTGCTGGGAGAGGGGAACACCTTGCGCGACCTGAACGTATCGCAGTTCGGTGAGAAGATACGACAGAACCTTGGGGACTGA